The genomic segment CAGAGGCAAATCATGACTAATGGTTTAGAATCTAAAAAAAGTGTTATTATTGGGGCTCAGTTGAAAAGAGCAAGGGATCTACTGCAGCTGACACCGGAAGACATAGCAGAAGAGATAAACGTTAAACCGCAGGATATAATCAATTGGGAAAAAGAGCAGTCAAGACCTACTTTGAAACAGCTTGAAGATTTGGCTGCACTTTATGGCAGAGAGATAGATTATTTCTTAAGAGAAACTCCTCATCCACCAGAAAAAATAGAATTTCGTGGAAAATCTGGACAAACTCTGAGAAATTTATCCAAAGAAACAAAAATTGTGCTGGCAAGATTTGACGAATTATGTCGAACAGTCTTCGAATTTGAAAATCTACTAAATAAGAGAAGGGAAGTTAAACTTCCGCACTTCGATAAAGCAGACACGCCGAAGGCAATTGCTCAAAGTATTAGGAGAATCTTTGATGCGGGGAATAAACCTTTGCCTGATTTGAGAAACTTATTAGAAAATAAGGGAATTCTTATCTTTGAGTTACCTGTTCCAGATGACGCTTTCTCTGGTTTTTCATTCTGGCATTCCGTGTACGGCCCATGTATTTTACTCAATGCTAAAGAACTAAAAGGAAGAAGAAATTTCACTTTAGCTCATGAGCTGTGTCATCTTCTTTATAGCCATGGGTCATCTCTTTGCTATGTTCACTTACAATTTGGACAACCTTCTGGGGGCTTAGAATATAAAGCCAACCAGATGGCAATAGAATTATTTCTACCTGAAGGAGGGATAAGGGAAGATTTTGAAAAACGAAATCTTTCAAGAAATCCATCAGAAAAACAATTAGCTCAAATGGCTTCAAAATGGGGTGTTAGCATTCAAGCACTGGGATATAGATTAGAGCATCTAAATCTAATAAAGAGTGGACTAACAGATAGAATTATGGAAAGTAAACCCAAATACTTTCGGCGTCCCAAGACCCCATCATGGGAAAGGCAACTTGGCAAGCGATTTGTGGACACTACTATTGAGGCTTATAAGAAAGGACACATTTCTTATGGAAAAGTTGCCGACGCTTTGAAGATCCCCATAAGAAAAGCCATGGAATTAGTTGAACAAAGAGAGAGCTAAAACTGAGTATGGATATACAGAAAAAATTATTTCAGTATGTTTTTGACGCATCTTCGTTAATAAATATAGAGAGAACTGGCAAAATGGCTTATCTACGACGACGGAGAGAAGAAATCTTAATACCTG from the Candidatus Zixiibacteriota bacterium genome contains:
- a CDS encoding XRE family transcriptional regulator, with the protein product MTNGLESKKSVIIGAQLKRARDLLQLTPEDIAEEINVKPQDIINWEKEQSRPTLKQLEDLAALYGREIDYFLRETPHPPEKIEFRGKSGQTLRNLSKETKIVLARFDELCRTVFEFENLLNKRREVKLPHFDKADTPKAIAQSIRRIFDAGNKPLPDLRNLLENKGILIFELPVPDDAFSGFSFWHSVYGPCILLNAKELKGRRNFTLAHELCHLLYSHGSSLCYVHLQFGQPSGGLEYKANQMAIELFLPEGGIREDFEKRNLSRNPSEKQLAQMASKWGVSIQALGYRLEHLNLIKSGLTDRIMESKPKYFRRPKTPSWERQLGKRFVDTTIEAYKKGHISYGKVADALKIPIRKAMELVEQRES